In Sphingomonas crocodyli, a genomic segment contains:
- a CDS encoding isocitrate lyase/PEP mutase family protein — protein sequence MADPKLAEMLRAGHFVVAPGIQDMITAVIAREVGFDAVYGSGYWLTASAYGLPDAGIASVTQMTDRMATLVQSSNAPVIADADTGYGGLLNVHHTVRGYEAAGVTAIQIEDQDFPKKCGHTPFKQIVPIEDMVEKIKVAVDAKQSADFLVIARTDAMQSEGLDGVRRRMDAYAEAGADVLFPEALTTEDQMRSFCAGVDKSVLANMASGGLTPILPPKQLEEIGFALAIFPALTSLVAAAAVEDCLRTLKGGDGSGGERRLFDFKQFCSLIGFEDVWAFERKWARPE from the coding sequence ATGGCCGATCCGAAACTTGCCGAGATGCTGCGCGCGGGCCACTTCGTCGTGGCGCCGGGCATTCAGGATATGATCACCGCGGTGATCGCCCGCGAGGTCGGCTTCGACGCGGTCTATGGCAGCGGCTATTGGCTGACGGCATCCGCCTACGGCCTGCCCGACGCGGGGATCGCTTCGGTCACGCAGATGACCGACCGGATGGCGACGCTGGTCCAAAGCTCGAACGCGCCGGTCATTGCGGACGCCGACACCGGCTATGGCGGCCTGCTGAACGTCCACCACACCGTGCGCGGCTATGAGGCGGCGGGCGTCACCGCGATCCAGATCGAGGATCAGGATTTCCCCAAGAAGTGCGGCCACACCCCGTTCAAGCAGATCGTTCCGATCGAAGACATGGTCGAAAAGATCAAGGTCGCGGTCGACGCCAAGCAGAGCGCCGACTTTCTCGTCATCGCGCGCACCGATGCGATGCAGAGCGAAGGGCTGGACGGCGTGCGCCGCCGGATGGATGCCTATGCCGAGGCCGGCGCCGATGTGCTGTTCCCCGAGGCGCTGACGACCGAGGATCAGATGCGCAGCTTCTGCGCCGGCGTCGACAAGTCCGTCCTCGCCAATATGGCGTCGGGCGGCCTGACCCCGATCCTGCCGCCCAAGCAGCTCGAGGAAATCGGCTTCGCGCTCGCCATCTTCCCGGCGCTGACCAGCCTGGTCGCGGCGGCGGCGGTCGAGGATTGCCTGCGCACGCTGAAAGGCGGCGACGGCTCGGGTGGCGAGCGCCGCCTGTTCGATTTCAAGCAATTCTGCTCGCTCATCGGGTTCGAAGACGTCTGGGCCTTCGAACGCAAATGGGCGCGCCCCGAATAA
- a CDS encoding CynX/NimT family MFS transporter, which translates to MTTNSGTNRRGWTLVCGLLLVMTICHGTISSGLPTLDKALLADLGISRGDLKLRETIFLMSSGLAGLGIGILTRHIAPRRIVIAGLLLMSATLYAYSKAATIGQIYALYVLFGLCFASSHVVIIVLLIRERFETRRAFATSVALSGTSIGASLFPPLMVLAQEHMDWRHLLAGLAIVPLLILPVAAFLIRPPRDVATTTEESTVAAPVSMASTPRSPLGVTLLIIATFGTFFGSTAFLLNLFLHLQDIGLNPRTAAAGMTVVFTLGLVGKVMVGAAAERWGVQTVWSTQHFLLLGGAILLTLSKPAFAWPGLVLLGLGWAGCYVLTQVVIADFFAGPKLGQLTGWFIVLEAIGSGSGVWLAGVFYDHFGSYKPGFMLCCALIVVALVAGLFFRREAMRLKRAVLV; encoded by the coding sequence ATGACGACGAACAGCGGGACCAATCGACGCGGATGGACCTTGGTCTGCGGACTCCTGCTGGTGATGACGATATGTCACGGAACGATCAGTTCGGGCCTGCCCACGCTCGACAAGGCTCTGCTCGCCGATCTCGGCATTTCGCGCGGCGACCTGAAACTTCGCGAGACGATCTTCCTGATGTCGTCGGGCCTTGCGGGGCTCGGGATCGGCATCCTCACCCGCCACATCGCGCCGCGCCGGATCGTGATCGCCGGGCTGCTGCTGATGTCGGCGACGCTCTACGCCTATAGCAAGGCCGCGACGATCGGGCAGATCTACGCCCTCTACGTTCTGTTCGGGCTGTGCTTCGCCAGCTCGCACGTCGTGATCATCGTCCTGCTGATCCGCGAACGCTTCGAAACACGGCGCGCCTTTGCGACGTCGGTAGCCTTGTCGGGCACCAGCATCGGCGCGTCGCTGTTCCCGCCGCTGATGGTGCTGGCGCAGGAGCATATGGACTGGCGCCACCTGCTCGCCGGCCTCGCGATCGTGCCGTTGCTGATCCTGCCGGTCGCCGCCTTCCTGATCCGCCCGCCGCGCGATGTGGCGACGACGACCGAGGAAAGCACCGTCGCAGCACCGGTATCGATGGCATCGACGCCGCGCAGCCCGCTGGGCGTCACGCTGCTGATCATCGCGACCTTCGGCACCTTCTTCGGATCGACCGCCTTCCTGCTCAACCTGTTCCTGCACCTGCAGGATATCGGGCTGAACCCGCGCACCGCGGCCGCCGGCATGACGGTGGTGTTCACGCTGGGCCTCGTCGGCAAGGTGATGGTCGGCGCAGCCGCCGAACGCTGGGGCGTGCAGACGGTGTGGTCGACGCAGCATTTCCTGCTGCTCGGCGGCGCGATCCTGCTGACGCTCAGCAAGCCGGCCTTTGCGTGGCCGGGTCTGGTCCTCCTCGGGCTCGGCTGGGCCGGCTGCTATGTGCTGACGCAGGTCGTGATCGCGGACTTCTTCGCGGGGCCGAAGCTGGGGCAGCTCACCGGCTGGTTCATCGTGCTGGAGGCGATCGGATCGGGCAGCGGCGTGTGGCTGGCGGGCGTCTTCTACGACCATTTCGGCAGCTACAAGCCGGGCTTCATGCTGTGCTGCGCGCTGATCGTGGTCGCGCTGGTCGCCGGCCTGTTCTTCCGGCGCGAGGCGATGCGCCTGAAGCGGGCGGTGCTCGTCTAA
- a CDS encoding helix-turn-helix domain-containing protein, which yields MEDDQKAEKDGSIRAISRAIAVLQAINRNGALTLTEIADNAGIPHPTATRIVRTLLEERLIEREPSRKRYRPTALIQTLSCGFQNHDRLVSISRPHITRLTRLIDWPISVVTRVGQAMVVRDSTSALTSLTFNNYYPGWQVPLLPSSSGRVYFAFASPDEQEELLKAYRVNQRGVDNLTLREFESGEATAKIRRQGYAAATRTQYSANPGKTSSMAVPIFEGDVLLGALTMVFFANALSIPDAIRRFLEPLKDCAKAIGDEMAAAE from the coding sequence ATGGAAGACGATCAGAAGGCCGAAAAAGACGGATCGATCCGCGCGATCAGCCGCGCGATCGCGGTGCTGCAGGCGATCAACCGCAACGGCGCGCTCACGCTGACCGAAATTGCGGACAATGCGGGCATCCCGCACCCCACCGCGACGCGCATCGTGCGCACGTTGCTGGAGGAGCGGCTGATCGAGCGCGAGCCGTCGCGCAAGCGTTACCGCCCGACCGCCCTGATCCAGACATTGTCGTGCGGATTCCAGAATCACGATCGTCTGGTGAGTATTTCGCGCCCGCACATCACGCGGCTGACCCGGCTGATCGACTGGCCGATCAGCGTGGTGACGCGCGTGGGGCAGGCGATGGTGGTGCGCGATTCGACCAGTGCGCTCACCTCGCTCACCTTCAACAATTATTATCCGGGGTGGCAGGTACCGCTGCTGCCGTCGTCATCGGGCCGCGTCTATTTCGCCTTCGCCTCGCCCGACGAGCAGGAGGAATTGCTCAAGGCCTATCGCGTCAACCAGCGTGGCGTCGACAACCTCACCCTGCGCGAGTTCGAAAGCGGCGAGGCGACGGCGAAGATAAGGCGGCAGGGCTATGCCGCTGCGACGCGCACGCAATATTCGGCCAATCCGGGCAAGACATCGTCGATGGCGGTGCCGATCTTCGAAGGCGACGTCCTGCTGGGCGCGCTGACGATGGTGTTCTTCGCCAACGCTTTGTCGATCCCCGACGCGATCCGCCGGTTCCTGGAACCACTCAAGGATTGCGCCAAGGCGATCGGCGACGAGATGGCGGCGGCGGAGTAA
- a CDS encoding FAD-dependent oxidoreductase, which produces MRKVEVLVVGAGPVGTVCAARLASMGLSVMLVEAESSCANDLRASTFHAASLEMLDEIGVAEPLIAQGLKAPVYQWRDRQSGERLEFDLSEVADRTRYPFRLQCEQFYMANLLAERLAGESNVEVLFNAPLIDARDTGDEVIATIEQNGEKVEIAARFLVGADGSRSIVRKLIGAEFGGFTYEEKFLSMSTQFPIEDVVPDLSYVNYIADPAEWLVLLRVPKFWRVLVPADGDATNEDLTSDAKAADVFRRIVGDQPVVTDYRQIYRVHQRVADKFLKGRMAIIGDAAHLNSPMGGFGMNSGIHDAWNLADKLHRILRKGGDAGLLALFERQRRTVTHSFIQAQTIENMALMEQGADEAAKKRRERMRTIHADPGLRRDYLLRQAMFQSLEEEEGIQ; this is translated from the coding sequence ATGCGGAAAGTCGAAGTGCTGGTGGTTGGGGCCGGCCCCGTCGGGACGGTATGCGCAGCGCGGCTGGCATCGATGGGTTTGTCGGTGATGCTGGTGGAAGCGGAATCGTCGTGCGCGAACGATCTGCGCGCTTCGACTTTCCATGCCGCCTCGCTGGAAATGCTCGATGAGATCGGTGTGGCCGAACCGCTGATCGCACAGGGGCTGAAGGCGCCCGTCTATCAGTGGCGCGATCGCCAGAGCGGCGAGCGGCTGGAGTTCGATCTGAGCGAAGTCGCCGATCGCACCCGCTATCCCTTCCGTCTCCAGTGCGAGCAATTCTACATGGCCAACCTGCTGGCCGAACGGCTGGCGGGCGAGAGCAATGTCGAGGTGCTGTTCAACGCGCCGTTGATCGACGCGCGCGACACCGGCGACGAAGTGATCGCCACCATCGAGCAGAATGGCGAGAAGGTCGAGATCGCGGCCAGGTTCCTGGTCGGCGCGGACGGATCGCGCTCGATCGTCCGCAAGCTGATCGGCGCGGAGTTCGGTGGGTTCACCTATGAGGAGAAATTCCTCAGCATGTCGACCCAGTTCCCGATCGAGGACGTCGTTCCGGATCTGTCCTACGTCAATTACATCGCCGATCCCGCCGAATGGCTGGTCCTGCTGCGCGTGCCGAAATTCTGGCGCGTGCTGGTGCCGGCCGATGGCGATGCGACCAATGAGGATCTGACGTCGGATGCGAAGGCGGCGGACGTGTTCCGCCGGATCGTGGGCGATCAGCCGGTCGTCACCGACTATCGCCAGATCTATCGCGTGCATCAGCGCGTGGCCGACAAGTTTCTTAAAGGTCGCATGGCGATCATCGGCGATGCCGCGCACCTCAACAGCCCGATGGGCGGCTTCGGCATGAACAGCGGCATCCACGATGCGTGGAACCTGGCCGACAAGCTGCATCGCATCCTGCGCAAGGGCGGCGACGCCGGCCTGCTCGCCCTGTTCGAGCGCCAGCGCCGCACCGTGACGCACAGCTTCATCCAGGCGCAGACGATCGAGAATATGGCGCTGATGGAGCAGGGCGCGGACGAAGCGGCCAAGAAGCGCCGCGAACGCATGCGCACCATCCACGCCGATCCCGGCCTGCGTCGCGACTATCTGCTGCGCCAGGCCATGTTCCAGAGCCTTGAAGAAGAGGAGGGCATCCAGTGA
- a CDS encoding arylmalonate decarboxylase translates to MTDLQIAPPIERRNKDVLGYRYKFGVLGPSTNTVVQPDFDDLRPAGVTNHYSRIVVDNAKAVSNETFMAGAWEISHNTIDAVKGVLTCAPDYLVMGMSAVTFFGGAEGAVKWRQNVEQVSGLGVSTGAESVVAALKAYGQNIKKVAFFSPYYPTANAEVSNFLSDHGYETVRDIPLQCPSWHAIAEQTPETIRDTFRALDGDDVDALIQCGTNVSAMRIAAAAELWLGKPVIAINTATYWHALRANGVMDRKEGFGRLMEEF, encoded by the coding sequence GTGACCGACCTTCAGATCGCACCCCCCATCGAACGCCGCAACAAGGACGTTCTGGGCTATCGCTACAAGTTCGGCGTGCTCGGCCCGTCGACCAACACGGTCGTCCAGCCCGACTTCGACGATCTGCGCCCCGCGGGCGTGACCAACCATTACAGCCGCATCGTCGTCGACAATGCCAAGGCGGTTTCGAACGAGACCTTCATGGCCGGCGCGTGGGAGATCAGCCACAACACGATCGACGCGGTGAAGGGCGTGCTGACCTGCGCCCCCGATTATCTGGTCATGGGCATGTCGGCCGTCACCTTCTTCGGCGGGGCCGAAGGTGCGGTGAAGTGGCGCCAGAATGTCGAGCAGGTTTCGGGCCTGGGCGTTTCGACCGGCGCGGAATCGGTCGTCGCCGCGCTCAAGGCGTACGGGCAGAACATCAAGAAGGTGGCGTTCTTCTCGCCTTATTATCCGACCGCCAATGCCGAGGTCAGCAACTTCCTGTCGGATCACGGTTACGAAACGGTGCGCGACATTCCGCTGCAGTGCCCGTCGTGGCATGCCATCGCGGAACAGACGCCCGAAACGATCCGCGATACGTTCCGCGCGCTCGATGGCGACGATGTCGATGCGCTGATCCAGTGCGGCACCAACGTGTCGGCGATGCGGATCGCGGCGGCGGCCGAACTGTGGCTCGGCAAGCCGGTGATCGCGATCAACACCGCGACCTACTGGCACGCGCTGCGCGCCAATGGCGTGATGGATCGCAAGGAAGGTTTCGGCCGTCTGATGGAGGAGTTCTGA
- a CDS encoding cupin domain-containing protein, whose protein sequence is MGAMRKTEKPLQRIRASEMPWEPLGKHGLRRRLLGLDEATGHVTSIVGIPENWRGGGVAHYHDAVEEVFILEGSVTLDDVHYWKEGDYFYRPAHIVHGHDEKSHIGAMALTRSDGVLVLNLVHEPAEPKEYPLPESNDPRGHVFSLPVADVAAGPDAAFPAEWGIKPLSADPVSGARTLIAEIPAGWQGTAPVLGTDWEAFILAGSVDGTAGDFVPQDYTSGEADTPLLGATGSTKGCTVLVWQFGRQ, encoded by the coding sequence ATGGGCGCGATGCGTAAGACCGAAAAACCGCTCCAGCGCATTCGCGCCTCCGAAATGCCGTGGGAGCCTCTGGGCAAGCACGGCCTGCGCCGCCGCCTGCTGGGCCTCGACGAGGCGACCGGGCATGTCACGTCGATCGTCGGCATTCCCGAAAACTGGCGCGGCGGCGGCGTCGCCCATTATCATGACGCGGTCGAGGAAGTGTTCATCCTCGAAGGTTCGGTCACGCTCGACGACGTGCATTATTGGAAGGAGGGCGATTATTTCTATCGCCCCGCGCACATCGTCCACGGCCATGACGAGAAATCGCATATCGGCGCGATGGCGCTGACCCGCAGCGACGGCGTGCTCGTCCTCAACCTCGTCCACGAACCGGCCGAGCCGAAGGAATATCCGCTGCCGGAATCGAACGATCCGCGCGGCCACGTCTTCAGCCTGCCGGTCGCCGATGTCGCCGCCGGCCCCGACGCGGCCTTCCCGGCCGAATGGGGCATCAAGCCGCTCAGCGCCGATCCGGTGTCGGGTGCGCGCACTTTGATCGCCGAAATCCCCGCCGGCTGGCAGGGCACGGCGCCGGTGCTGGGTACGGATTGGGAGGCGTTCATCCTCGCCGGTTCGGTCGATGGCACCGCGGGCGACTTCGTGCCGCAGGACTATACGTCGGGTGAGGCGGATACGCCGCTGCTGGGCGCGACCGGATCGACCAAGGGCTGCACCGTCCTCGTCTGGCAGTTCGGCCGTCAGTAA
- a CDS encoding zinc-dependent alcohol dehydrogenase gives MRAARLHGPADLRIDDIEIPTPGPGEVLVRVLAYSPYGTCLGVYLNRGGRYVTEYPIGIGADFSAEIAALGPDVTGFEVGQRVTAQSLDNCGTCANCSAGRTNLCLSPDLGRYVRQICAQDYALVSVRKLCVMPDGVSDEAAAMITGVVDALNAFDKLGLPEGSPVAIVGVGAMGHGAIATARAIGLKPIAIGGRGAKAGMAGELGAERVFRINAHGEDVSPAVLEAFPAGFAGIVETSATEWGMEQAFKVAAPGATIALTGGGALPVTNWDIVNRELHVVGVRGGPDQARALRLIAEGKLDLSPTISARFPLEQAADAFALLTGDAAKDVGRVIIQIAR, from the coding sequence ATGCGCGCGGCACGGCTTCACGGTCCGGCGGATCTGCGGATCGACGACATCGAAATCCCCACGCCCGGACCGGGCGAGGTGCTGGTGCGCGTGCTGGCTTATTCGCCTTACGGCACCTGCCTCGGCGTCTATCTCAATCGCGGCGGGCGCTACGTTACCGAATATCCGATCGGCATCGGCGCCGATTTCTCGGCGGAGATTGCGGCGCTCGGGCCGGACGTGACGGGCTTCGAAGTCGGGCAGCGTGTCACCGCGCAGTCGCTCGACAATTGCGGCACCTGTGCGAACTGTTCGGCAGGCCGCACCAATCTGTGCCTCTCGCCCGATCTCGGCCGCTACGTTCGTCAGATCTGCGCGCAGGATTATGCGCTCGTTTCGGTGCGCAAGCTGTGCGTGATGCCCGATGGCGTCAGCGATGAGGCGGCGGCGATGATCACCGGCGTCGTCGATGCGCTCAACGCCTTCGACAAATTGGGCCTGCCCGAAGGTTCGCCGGTCGCGATCGTCGGGGTCGGCGCGATGGGACATGGCGCGATCGCCACCGCCCGCGCGATCGGCCTCAAGCCCATCGCCATCGGCGGGCGCGGCGCCAAGGCCGGCATGGCGGGCGAACTGGGCGCCGAGCGCGTGTTCCGCATCAATGCGCATGGCGAGGATGTCTCGCCTGCGGTGCTGGAGGCTTTCCCCGCTGGCTTTGCCGGTATCGTCGAAACATCGGCGACCGAATGGGGCATGGAGCAGGCGTTCAAGGTCGCGGCCCCCGGCGCCACGATCGCGCTGACCGGCGGCGGCGCTTTGCCCGTCACCAACTGGGATATCGTCAACCGCGAACTCCACGTCGTCGGCGTACGCGGCGGCCCCGATCAGGCGCGCGCGCTGCGCCTGATTGCGGAAGGCAAGCTCGATCTCTCCCCGACGATCAGCGCGCGTTTCCCGCTCGAACAGGCGGCGGACGCCTTCGCGCTGCTGACCGGCGACGCGGCCAAGGATGTCGGCCGCGTCATCATCCAGATCGCGCGCTGA
- the leuC gene encoding 3-isopropylmalate dehydratase large subunit has product MAGRTLYDKLWDAHVVADMGDGSTLLYVDRHLLQEVSTHQSFLALRDRDRPARRPGVNLAVPDHAVPSDGRSEALTGLAAAQVARLAENARDFGLPHIALDDPRQGIVHVIGPEQGFTLPGITLACGDSHTSTHGAFGALAFGIGASDCATVLATQCIVQTRAKTMEVRIEGDLPAWVGAKDLALYLIGRFGAGFGTGYAVEYRGEAVSAMSMAARMTLCNMTIEAGARIGLVAPDATTFAWVEGRPYAPQGDAFAAAVDYWRTLPSDADAVYDATLTVDVSNLSPQVTWGTNPQDAAAIGGRVPDPEAAPTDAAKAQQRRALDYMGLTAGAALTDIAIDRVFIGSCTNGRIEDLREAAKVAAGRRVASNVRALVVPGSTPVKHQAEAEGLDRIFRDAGFEWREAGCSMCVAMNEDRLTPGERCAATSNRNFEGRQGRGGRTHLMSPAMAAAAAVTGHLVDVRDLV; this is encoded by the coding sequence ATGGCGGGCCGCACCCTCTACGACAAATTGTGGGACGCGCATGTCGTCGCCGACATGGGCGACGGATCGACGCTTCTCTATGTCGATCGTCACCTGCTGCAGGAGGTGAGCACCCACCAGTCCTTCCTCGCCTTGCGCGACCGCGATCGCCCCGCGCGGCGGCCGGGCGTGAACCTGGCCGTGCCCGATCATGCGGTGCCCAGCGATGGGCGCAGCGAGGCGTTGACCGGGCTGGCGGCGGCGCAGGTCGCGCGGCTCGCGGAAAATGCGCGCGACTTCGGCCTGCCGCACATCGCACTCGATGATCCGCGTCAGGGCATCGTCCATGTGATCGGCCCCGAACAGGGCTTCACGCTGCCCGGCATCACTTTGGCCTGCGGTGACAGCCACACCTCGACCCACGGTGCTTTCGGCGCGCTGGCCTTCGGTATCGGCGCGAGCGACTGCGCGACCGTGCTGGCGACGCAGTGCATCGTCCAGACGCGCGCGAAGACGATGGAAGTGCGGATCGAGGGCGATCTGCCCGCCTGGGTCGGGGCGAAGGATCTCGCGCTCTACCTGATCGGCCGCTTCGGCGCAGGCTTCGGCACCGGCTATGCGGTCGAATATCGCGGCGAGGCGGTGTCGGCCATGTCGATGGCCGCGCGCATGACCCTGTGCAACATGACGATCGAGGCGGGCGCGCGCATCGGCCTCGTCGCGCCCGACGCGACCACCTTTGCGTGGGTCGAGGGACGGCCTTATGCGCCGCAGGGCGACGCCTTCGCCGCAGCCGTCGATTACTGGCGCACGCTGCCGAGCGATGCGGACGCCGTCTATGACGCGACGCTGACGGTCGATGTGTCGAACCTTTCGCCGCAGGTGACGTGGGGCACCAACCCGCAGGACGCCGCCGCGATCGGCGGGCGCGTGCCTGATCCCGAAGCCGCACCCACCGATGCGGCCAAGGCGCAACAACGCCGCGCGCTCGATTATATGGGCCTGACGGCGGGCGCGGCCTTGACCGACATCGCGATCGACCGCGTGTTCATCGGCAGCTGCACCAACGGCCGGATCGAGGATCTGCGCGAGGCGGCGAAGGTCGCCGCCGGCCGCCGCGTCGCATCGAACGTCCGTGCGCTCGTCGTTCCCGGCTCCACCCCGGTCAAGCATCAGGCCGAGGCCGAGGGGCTCGACCGCATCTTCCGCGACGCAGGCTTCGAATGGCGCGAGGCGGGCTGTTCGATGTGCGTCGCGATGAACGAGGATCGGCTGACCCCCGGCGAACGCTGCGCCGCCACGTCGAACCGTAATTTCGAAGGACGGCAGGGCCGGGGCGGGCGCACCCATTTGATGAGCCCCGCAATGGCCGCGGCCGCCGCCGTCACCGGCCACCTCGTCGACGTGCGGGATCTGGTATGA
- the leuD gene encoding 3-isopropylmalate dehydratase small subunit — protein sequence MKAFTTLEAPALALIEDRIDTDVLFPARFLLIMEKDGLGRYLCYDRRFDADDQPVDNPVDPALAAGAGIVLAGREFGCGSSREQAVWALAGAGITCVVAESFGEIFAANCLRNGVLAIRLDREAIGQLTDAAAQGALSVDLPAQRIGRGDISIAFDIDAPAKERLLNGWDEIDTIMARAATDIDGFEAAQRRAQPWLY from the coding sequence ATGAAGGCCTTCACCACGCTCGAAGCCCCCGCACTCGCGTTGATCGAGGACCGGATCGACACCGACGTCCTGTTCCCGGCGCGCTTCCTGCTGATCATGGAGAAGGACGGGCTGGGCCGTTACCTTTGCTATGATCGCCGCTTCGATGCCGATGATCAGCCCGTCGACAATCCGGTCGATCCGGCGCTGGCGGCCGGTGCGGGGATCGTGCTGGCAGGGCGCGAATTCGGTTGCGGATCGAGCCGCGAGCAGGCGGTCTGGGCGCTCGCGGGCGCGGGCATCACCTGCGTCGTCGCCGAAAGCTTCGGCGAAATCTTCGCGGCGAACTGCCTGCGCAACGGCGTGCTGGCGATCCGGCTGGATCGCGAGGCGATAGGCCAGTTGACCGATGCCGCCGCACAGGGTGCGCTGAGCGTCGACCTGCCTGCCCAGCGCATCGGGCGCGGCGACATCTCGATCGCGTTCGATATCGATGCGCCCGCCAAGGAACGCCTGCTCAACGGCTGGGACGAGATCGACACGATCATGGCCCGCGCCGCCACCGACATCGATGGGTTCGAGGCCGCACAGCGCCGCGCCCAGCCCTGGCTCTACTGA
- a CDS encoding isochorismatase family protein, whose product MSDDLSENYARAFGRRVGFGDKLALIVIDMVEAYFNPECDLYMGSDASLLSTLRVREAARAAGVPVILTNVVYHPLALDGGRFFEKSKPLRYFLQGNPMGAWPKGLVPEADELIVSKQYPSAFFGTSLASTLTAMGVDGVMLTGVSTSGCVRATCVDAMSHGFRTSVIAEACGDRHPAPHEANLFDMNAKYADVVSEAETIAHLNGLAAKRG is encoded by the coding sequence ATGAGCGACGACCTGTCCGAAAACTATGCCCGCGCCTTCGGGCGTCGCGTCGGCTTCGGCGACAAGCTGGCGCTGATCGTGATCGACATGGTCGAGGCGTACTTCAATCCCGAATGCGATCTCTACATGGGATCGGACGCCTCGCTCCTCTCCACCCTGCGCGTTCGCGAAGCGGCGCGGGCGGCGGGCGTGCCGGTGATCCTGACCAACGTCGTCTATCATCCGCTCGCGCTCGACGGCGGCCGCTTCTTCGAAAAGTCGAAGCCGCTGCGCTATTTCCTGCAGGGCAATCCGATGGGCGCTTGGCCCAAGGGGCTGGTGCCCGAGGCCGACGAGCTGATCGTCTCGAAACAATATCCCAGCGCCTTCTTCGGCACCTCGCTCGCCTCGACGCTGACCGCGATGGGCGTCGACGGCGTGATGCTGACCGGCGTTTCGACCAGCGGTTGCGTGCGCGCGACCTGCGTCGACGCGATGTCGCATGGCTTCCGGACCTCGGTGATCGCCGAGGCGTGCGGCGATCGGCACCCCGCGCCGCATGAAGCCAACCTGTTCGACATGAACGCCAAATATGCCGACGTCGTCAGCGAAGCCGAGACGATCGCGCATCTGAACGGCCTCGCCGCCAAGCGCGGCTAG
- a CDS encoding hydroxymethylglutaryl-CoA lyase: MTSIEIVEVGPRDGLQNESLVVPTADKIELVRRAVSAGIRRIEVASFVNPKKVPQMADAAEVIDGLPDIDGVTYIGLVLNVRGAERALATKVHELGAVCVATDSFAMRNQGQTAFESVDVARDIIRLGLAEGRSAQVTIGASFGCPFEGDVSPDHVVEMAKRLADANPREIALADTIGVAVPAQVTDLVGRVRDAIGDIPVRCHFHNTRNTGLANVWAAVEAGAATIDASLGGLGGCPFAPGAAGNVPTEDVHYLLDRSGVATGLDLDALIAANRWFTDVMRKPLPSMVARAGGFPQNIRSN; the protein is encoded by the coding sequence ATGACCAGCATAGAGATTGTCGAGGTCGGTCCGCGTGATGGCCTTCAGAATGAAAGCCTCGTCGTGCCCACCGCGGACAAGATCGAGCTTGTTCGCCGTGCGGTGAGCGCGGGCATCCGCCGGATCGAGGTGGCGAGCTTCGTCAACCCGAAGAAGGTGCCGCAAATGGCCGACGCCGCCGAGGTTATCGACGGCCTGCCCGATATCGACGGCGTCACCTATATCGGCCTCGTCCTCAACGTGCGCGGCGCCGAACGGGCGCTGGCGACCAAGGTTCACGAACTGGGCGCGGTGTGCGTCGCGACCGATAGCTTCGCGATGCGCAATCAGGGGCAGACCGCGTTCGAATCGGTCGATGTCGCGCGCGACATCATCCGCCTCGGCCTCGCCGAAGGGCGCAGCGCGCAGGTGACGATCGGCGCGTCCTTCGGCTGCCCGTTCGAAGGCGATGTTTCGCCCGATCATGTCGTCGAAATGGCCAAGCGCCTTGCCGACGCCAATCCCCGCGAAATCGCGCTGGCCGATACGATCGGTGTCGCCGTGCCCGCGCAGGTGACCGATCTGGTTGGCCGCGTGCGCGATGCGATCGGCGACATCCCGGTCCGCTGCCATTTCCACAACACCCGCAACACCGGCCTGGCGAACGTCTGGGCGGCGGTGGAGGCGGGCGCCGCCACGATCGACGCCTCGCTGGGCGGCCTTGGCGGCTGCCCCTTCGCGCCGGGTGCGGCGGGCAACGTGCCCACAGAGGACGTCCACTATCTGCTCGATCGCTCAGGTGTGGCGACCGGGCTCGATCTCGACGCGCTGATCGCGGCGAACCGCTGGTTCACCGATGTGATGCGCAAGCCACTTCCTTCGATGGTCGCCCGCGCCGGCGGCTTTCCGCAGAATATCCGGAGCAACTGA